From the genome of Perca flavescens isolate YP-PL-M2 chromosome 12, PFLA_1.0, whole genome shotgun sequence, one region includes:
- the tmub1 gene encoding transmembrane and ubiquitin-like domain-containing protein 1 yields MALIEGVGDEVTLLFGSLLLLAVMLLAWISTRTAEPPEHLFTTGPAPSPGHAHTDTPAPPAEAEAPPTEATAASNEADAAAGADGADGADGGDGGERNMVLRIKFLNDTETTAQVKPQDTIGYIKRTYFSGREQQVRLIYQGQLLQDDGQTLASLNLAHNCVLHCHISAAAAAGAGRARGGRAAADPVQVALNVGSLMVPVLVLMLSVLWYCQIQYRQFFRGARHRLAGRVTIFLSLVALGLPPASRRSDWLLP; encoded by the exons ATGGCGCTGATCGAAGGCGTGGGAGACGAGGTGACTCTGCTGTTCGGATCGCTGCTGCTGCTCGCCGTGATGCTGCTGGCGTGGATCTCCACCCGCACGGCCGAGCCGCCGGAGCACCTGTTCACCACAGGCCCCGCCCCCTCGCCGGGCCACGCCCACACGGACACGCCGGCGCCGCCCGCCGAGGCGGAAGCTCCGCCCACTGAGGCCACGGCGGCGAGCAACGAGGCGGACGCAGCGGCCGGAGCAGACGGAGCAGACGGAGCAGACGGAGGAGACGGAGGAGAGAGGAACATGGTGCTCCGAATCAAGTTCCTCAACGACACCGAGACCACGGCTCAGGTCAAACCACAGGACACCATCGGCTACATCAAACG GACCTATTTTTCGGGCCGGGAGCAGCAGGTGCGTCTGATCTACCAGGGCCAGCTGCTGCAGGACGACGGCCAGACTCTGGCGTCTCTGAACCTCGCCCATAACTGCGTGCTGCACTGCCACATCTCGGCCGCCGCCGCCGCTGGGGCGGGGCGCGCCCGCGGGGGCCGCGCGGCGGCCGACCCGGTCCAGGTGGCGCTGAACGTGGGCAGCCTCATGGTGCCGGTGCTGGTCCTCATGCTGTCCGTGCTGTGGTACTGCCAGATCCAGTACCGGCAGTTCTTCCGCGGCGCCCGCCACCGCCTCGCTGGTCGGGTCACCATCTTCCTCAGCCTCGTCGCCTTGGGTCTACCGCCCGCTAGCCggcgctctgattggctgctgcctTGA